A window of the Chloroflexus sp. Y-396-1 genome harbors these coding sequences:
- the nuoI gene encoding NADH-quinone oxidoreductase subunit NuoI, whose amino-acid sequence MIRELVKGLGTTLRYMFKRPVTVQYPEVKRPVRERFRGRHELKRFANGQERCIGCALCAAACPADAILVIPAENDPANPRSPGERYAAVYEINMLRCIFCGYCEDACPTNAIVLEHQYELSFYDRRAAIYTKEMLLVPPDKGHGEPPPILQQLNRQPSPPAKIDL is encoded by the coding sequence ATGATCAGAGAACTGGTTAAGGGGTTAGGAACAACGCTGCGTTACATGTTTAAGCGACCGGTCACCGTACAGTATCCAGAAGTGAAACGACCGGTGCGTGAACGTTTTCGTGGTCGCCATGAGCTGAAACGGTTCGCCAACGGACAGGAACGTTGTATCGGCTGCGCTCTCTGCGCTGCTGCCTGTCCGGCTGATGCCATTCTGGTGATCCCGGCAGAGAACGATCCGGCCAATCCACGCTCACCAGGTGAGCGGTACGCAGCGGTTTACGAAATTAACATGCTGCGCTGCATCTTCTGTGGTTATTGCGAAGATGCCTGTCCGACGAACGCCATTGTGCTCGAGCATCAGTACGAGTTAAGCTTCTACGACCGTCGTGCAGCCATCTATACCAAAGAGATGCTGTTAGTGCCGCCGGATAAAGGCCATGGTGAACCACCGCCGATTTTACAGCAGCTCAATCGGCAACCCAGCCCACCGGCCAAGATTGATCTGTAG
- the nuoH gene encoding NADH-quinone oxidoreductase subunit NuoH yields MDWLTILIIVIQCFVVTLAVTTAFAYLTLFERRILARLQNRVGPNRAGPAGLLQPAADAVKLFFKEDIVPAMADKPVYLLAPAVAVIPALIIWAVIPFGCLNLNWDYQACYDPARTNLWNILQITDLNIGVLYVLAVTSIGVYGITLAGWASNNKYSMLGGIRSSAQLISYELALGCAVLSVVMTYGTLSTHEIVTQQQGGLWGIIPQLLGFVLYMIAATAEVVRAPFDLVEAEQELTGGYNTEYGSMKFALFFMAEYIKLIAVSALAVTFFFGGWHFPGLDILGREVTALAGPVAGSIVFGVVSLGAFLLKVVVFLFISVWVRASWPRLRYDRLMDLGWKWLLPIGLLNLVYTTVVIVLIPDRVVHSWVLFGLGAITIAIAVGFNRTPKPIDNVTLVKDIQLPN; encoded by the coding sequence ATGGATTGGCTGACCATCCTGATCATTGTGATCCAATGTTTTGTTGTCACACTAGCCGTGACAACCGCCTTCGCGTATTTAACCCTGTTTGAACGACGGATTCTGGCACGGCTCCAAAATCGGGTCGGACCTAATCGGGCCGGGCCGGCAGGGTTGCTTCAACCGGCCGCCGATGCAGTTAAACTCTTCTTCAAAGAAGATATTGTACCGGCGATGGCCGATAAACCGGTGTATCTCCTTGCTCCGGCAGTAGCGGTTATTCCAGCGCTCATCATTTGGGCCGTTATTCCGTTTGGCTGTCTTAACCTGAACTGGGATTATCAGGCCTGTTATGATCCGGCCCGTACCAATCTGTGGAATATCCTGCAAATTACCGATCTGAACATTGGGGTTCTCTACGTACTGGCCGTGACCAGCATTGGCGTCTACGGTATCACCCTGGCCGGTTGGGCCTCGAACAACAAATACTCAATGCTCGGCGGCATCCGTTCCTCGGCACAGCTCATCTCTTACGAACTGGCGCTAGGTTGTGCTGTGCTCAGTGTGGTGATGACGTATGGCACCCTTTCGACGCACGAGATCGTCACCCAACAGCAGGGAGGATTGTGGGGAATTATTCCGCAACTGCTGGGTTTCGTCCTCTACATGATCGCTGCCACTGCCGAGGTCGTGCGAGCACCCTTCGATCTGGTTGAGGCCGAGCAAGAGCTGACGGGCGGTTATAATACCGAATACGGTTCGATGAAGTTTGCCCTCTTCTTCATGGCCGAGTACATCAAACTGATAGCCGTCTCGGCATTGGCGGTAACCTTCTTCTTCGGGGGCTGGCATTTTCCAGGCCTCGACATTCTCGGGCGTGAGGTAACGGCGCTGGCCGGTCCGGTAGCGGGAAGTATTGTCTTTGGGGTGGTCTCGCTTGGCGCCTTCTTGCTGAAGGTAGTCGTGTTTCTCTTCATCTCGGTATGGGTGCGTGCATCGTGGCCACGATTGCGGTACGACCGCCTGATGGATCTGGGCTGGAAATGGTTGTTACCGATTGGTCTGCTCAACCTGGTCTATACGACGGTGGTTATCGTCTTGATTCCCGATCGGGTGGTGCATTCGTGGGTGCTATTCGGTTTAGGGGCGATAACTATCGCCATTGCTGTTGGCTTCAACCGCACACCCAAACCGATTGATAATGTAACCCTGGTGAAGGACATTCAACTACCGAATTGA